From one Henningerozyma blattae CBS 6284 chromosome 1, complete genome genomic stretch:
- the TBLA0A03530 gene encoding uncharacterized protein (similar to Saccharomyces cerevisiae SFB3 (YHR098C); ancestral locus Anc_5.400), with amino-acid sequence MRVYHNLSSDNTNVNPNVYADGNISLPTQVISPNSTSFGGTTTLQQNQQSFDSIQDVNNNIGMSPVIRNKNTNEEGLVLASKRLWEQNYYLKTSYVPTISGVGRQLYYPSPSPTTQFYSGDSRISDSKQIEFTTRMISQDEYVRDATKLPLGMTIQPFVDLIPALNPAETTVPLTPGIPPLRCKRCRTYVNPFFKFNRDGSVTCNICKVKNQISDPQMEFHFNSGNASMSSSLYPQLYKGTVDFIVPETYNINKGNSSVPLHYLFLIDTSIISKGNVMTSFLNAAKETIEKLCIEQPNCKIGIIAFDLSLRFFNLSSNLGSPSEYIVNDLKEPFLPILDGLFVNPVESKKIILLTFERINELIEQSMFGNHPRNVYGSALMAAKLAYKTVTKGEGGKIICYLSSKPTYGEGNLSLTKDDNQKTSLRCDNQFFLKIGNELLANQISIDLYLFNNKFHDMSNICYPVRRTNGNVHYYPDFNFQEDLQTLKNDMLNDISKLVGYQGLLKVRCSEGLSVGKYYIHDGSTKEPMFGCLTKDTNLDIQLKYDDKIKPGSDVFFQVALLYTDLNGIRKVRTLNSKVTVANTLSNSFNYSNEHVILRIMLKDVIFKYLSNWGVNRIKEELDDNLLEIITQYIALISGNNNNTSFTGNSVLNGGGNNTISNGGSSNRLDYKLPRGIQHLLNYILGFEKVESMIFNRQSTRGNQRIATLYDLVSMSSSRLMYKLYPQIIPLHLSMMEEDFEYYDSNEMLIQMNELNIPGMSVSNSGHHITNGGCYLIFDGEVVYLWFNENTNPMLLEDLMGSDGLANVIAKGEFPTNLDTAINKKVQNIIKNWRQTIGRSANLKIKSLRPSVDKYYHSVISHLLVEDRLVEGTFKGPDTLSAYTTEMFASAKRRVSKRDFVKNNKNLNNAHENLHQDYVQF; translated from the coding sequence ATGAGAGTTTATCATAACCTTAGCTCTGATAATACCAATGTAAATCCCAATGTATATGCAGATGGAAATATATCATTACCTACTCAGGTCATATCCCCAAACTCTACTTCATTTGGTGGAACAACTACGTTGCAACAGAATCAACAATCGTTCGATAGCATCCAGgatgttaataataatattggcATGTCACCAgttattagaaataaaaacacTAATGAGGAAGGACTAGTATTAGCTTCTAAAAGATTATGGGAACAGAATTATTACTTGAAAACTTCCTATGTCCCTACAATTAGTGGTGTTGGTAGacaattatattatccATCACCATCACCAACGACCCAATTTTATTCTGGTGATTCGAGAATTTCTGACTCGAAACAAATTGAGTTTACTACAAGAATGATTTCTCAGGATGAATATGTGAGAGATGCTACTAAGCTTCCTCTTGGGATGACTATTCAACCGTTTGTAGATTTAATTCCAGCACTTAATCCGGCCGAAACAACAGTACCTTTAACACCAGGTATTCCACCACTACGTTGTAAAAGATGTCGTACATACGTTAatccatttttcaaattcaacaGAGATGGATCAGTAACATGTAATATATGTAAGgttaaaaatcaaatttctGATCCACAAATGGAATTCCATTTCAATTCAGGTAATGCATCTATGTCATCATCTCTTTACCCTCAACTTTATAAAGGAACTGTAGATTTCATTGTTCCAGAAACATATAACATCAATAAGGGAAATTCATCTGTTCCATTgcattatttgtttttaattgatacaAGTATAATTTCTAAAGGCAATGTCATGACATCCTTTTTGAATGCAGCTAAGGAAACTATTGAGAAATTATGTATTGAACAACcaaattgtaaaattgGTATTATTGCATTTGATTTAAGTTTaagatttttcaatttatcaaGTAATTTAGGATCACCATCAGAATATATTgttaatgatttaaaagaacCATTTTTACCAATATTAGACGGATTATTTGTTAATCCTGTtgaaagtaaaaaaatcatattgttaacttttgaaagaattaatgaattaattgaacAAAGTATGTTTGGCAATCATCCACGAAATGTTTATGGCTCTGCATTAATGGCTGCTAAATTAGCATACAAGACTGTGACAAAGGGAGAAGGtggtaaaattatttgttatttaTCATCTAAACCTACATATGGAGAAggtaatttatcattaactAAAGATGATAATCAAAAAACTTCATTGAGATGTgataatcaatttttcttgaaaataggtaatgaattattagctAATCAAATCTCTATTGatttatatctttttaaCAATAAATTCCATGATATGAGTAATATTTGTTACCCTGTAAGGAGAACTAATGGTAATGTACACTATTATCctgatttcaattttcaagAAGATTTACAAACATTAAAGAATGATATGCTGAatgatatttctaaattagtCGGGTACCAGGgattattaaaagttaGATGTTCTGAAGGATTATCAGTTGGTAAATATTATATCCACGATGGATCTACTAAGGAGCCTATGTTTGGTTGTTTAACTAAAGATACCAATTTAgatattcaattgaaatatgATGACAAGATTAAACCTGGATCAGATGTATTTTTCCAAGTAGCATTATTGTATACTGACTTGAATGGTATTAGAAAAGTTCGTACATTGAATTCTAAAGTCACAGTAGCCAATACCTTAAGCAACAGTTTTAATTACTCTAATGAGCATGTAATATTGCGTATTATGTTGAAAGAtgtcattttcaaatatttaagcAATTGGGGCGTGAATAGgattaaagaagaattggaTGATAATCTATTGGAAATCATTACTCAATATATTGCGTTAATCTCTgggaataataataatacttccTTCACTGGTAATAGTGTTTTAAACGGTGGTGGAAACAATACTATTTCCAATGGTGGTAGTAGCAATAGACTAGATTATAAATTGCCAAGAGGTATTCAACActtattgaattatatattagGGTTTGAGAAAGTGGAAAGTATGATTTTCAACCGACAATCCACCCGTGGTAATCAACGGATAGCTACTCTATATGACTTGGTGAGTATGAGTTCCAGTCGATTGATGTATAAGTTGTACCCTCAAATCATCCCATTACACTTGAGTATGATGGAAGAAGATTTCGAATATTACGATTCAAATGAAATgttaattcaaatgaatGAATTGAATATCCCAGGAATGAGTGTTTCTAATAGTGGTCATCATATTACTAACGGAGGATgttatttgatatttgaTGGAGAAGTTGTGTATCTGTGGTTTAATGAAAACACTAACCCCATGTTACTTGAAGATTTGATGGGTTCTGATGGATTGGCAAACGTAATTGCTAAGGGCGAGTTCCCCACTAATTTGGATACTGCTATTAATAAGAAAGTACAAAACATCATCAAGAATTGGAGACAAACCATTGGAAGAAGTGCCAAtctaaaaattaaatcattgaGACCATCAgttgataaatattatcattctGTGATATCACATCTATTAGTAGAAGACCGGTTGGTCGAAGGTACTTTTAAAGGGCCAGATACTTTGTCAGCTTATACTACAGAGATGTTTGCCTCTGCTAAGAGACGTGTTAGCAAGAGAGATTTTGTCAAGAACAATAAGAACTTGAATAATGCTCATGAAAATTTACACCAAGATTATGTGCAATTTTAG